From Ureaplasma urealyticum serovar 8 str. ATCC 27618:
CTTCATCACTTTCTTCTTGTTCTTTAGATTGTGTTAATTTATCGTTCTTCATCATTTCGTGTTCGTCTTCTTCACGATCACTATCTTTATATAAACCAACTTCATACATCGCATTGTTGATTTTTGTAATTTCATCTAATGACAAACGCTCACGTAAATTTCATTCTAAATCACCAATTGAAATAAAACGTGTATCTTGGATTAATGTTGTATATAAATCACCTAATTGTGAATTAACTTCAACTAAGTTAACATCACTATTTTTAACAATTTCGTCAATGATATTATCAAAGCTAAATGTTTTTTTATTATAAATTTTATTGTTTTTTATCGCATTATAAGCAATATCAACTAATTGACGGCTCATATTAAACTCCTTGTGTTTTTTAACTCTTTATATATTTAATATACTAGTAATTATTTTAAAGGTTTGTAGTAAAAAATTCATTTTTTTATTCGTGGTTGCTTAATTGATTTTAAAGCAGCAATAATTAAACTTTTATCTTCAAGTTTTAATAATTTAATTTCATTACTTTTATCTTCTGTATACAAAAAGACTGGATCATTAAAGTCATAGAATTGTTTATTAGAAGTAATTGTTTCATAAAAATATTTCTTGTGAATAATTTTTTGGTTTTTTGATTCGTTTTTACCATACTCATATTCAAAAGTTACAAAGTCTTTGTTTTGTAATCAATTTGTTGCTAATGTTTTTAAAATAAAATCGTCTTCAGTAGCTAATGACCGCATTAAAGCTGTAAATGAATAATCATCTAAGGCTTGAACACTAGCTATATCCCAATTTTCATCAGTTAGTCATGACTTTAAAATCATTAATAACTGTGGATTTTTAAATTGATAATTTTTATGTTTTTGATATAAATAATACACTCTTGCTAAAGCTTTTTTCATTAAGATGTCATAAGTGGTTGGTGTTTTATTTAAATAAACATTTTCAAACATACTTCAACGTGAAATTAGAATATTTTCTAAAGCATTTCAAGAATATTTTGAAAAACACAAACGGTCTTTAAAAACAATCGCTTTTTT
This genomic window contains:
- the rpoE gene encoding DNA-directed RNA polymerase subunit delta, giving the protein MSRQLVDIAYNAIKNNKIYNKKTFSFDNIIDEIVKNSDVNLVEVNSQLGDLYTTLIQDTRFISIGDLEWNLRERLSLDEITKINNAMYEVGLYKDSDREEDEHEMMKNDKLTQSKEQEESDEESSLSDFVGYDDEEEEFKTNSTSDKDEIEDEEELEEEE
- a CDS encoding HD domain-containing protein gives rise to the protein MVKNFFIKDPIHGLISFDEQYEWAYELIKTKEFWRLNNIKQLGSSWSIFPSATHTRFTHCIGVFEVTRKLLDSLKFIDSDTQDLANNKKIVCAAALLHDIGHGPFSHTFEYATNYDHEKIGQMIITDPKSDINKILLKHHINPIDVANVIDHKSKKMWMQQVISSQIDADRLDYLPRDSHFTGTKYGNIDYDNIFKKAIVFKDRLCFSKYSWNALENILISRWSMFENVYLNKTPTTYDILMKKALARVYYLYQKHKNYQFKNPQLLMILKSWLTDENWDIASVQALDDYSFTALMRSLATEDDFILKTLATNWLQNKDFVTFEYEYGKNESKNQKIIHKKYFYETITSNKQFYDFNDPVFLYTEDKSNEIKLLKLEDKSLIIAALKSIKQPRIKKWIFYYKPLK